Proteins found in one Vagococcus carniphilus genomic segment:
- a CDS encoding carbohydrate ABC transporter permease, protein MKTGSIKIFGKKYDKEGLFTAILFVSPLLLGILIFYLIPMFQNVFYSFTQWNQFGGYTFIGLANFKKLMSDGTVLLATKNTLTYAIFTVPIGVAISIVIAVLLNNKIKGVSFYRVIYFLPAVTMTSAVAMIWKWMFNAEYGIINQLLLKIGIAGPNWLTDSKWAMISLVVVGVWASLGTSIVLYLAGLQGVPRSFYEAADMDGASPIRKFFSITLPLLTPTIFFNMITSLISALQVYDLIFLMYSETNPALKNVQSLSYLFYRNAFVFNDKGYAAAISVLLLLITLLITVVNFRLQKKWVHY, encoded by the coding sequence ATGAAAACAGGTTCTATCAAAATTTTTGGTAAAAAATATGATAAAGAAGGTCTTTTCACCGCTATTCTATTTGTTTCACCTCTTTTGTTAGGAATTTTAATCTTCTATTTGATTCCCATGTTTCAAAATGTTTTTTATTCCTTTACACAGTGGAATCAGTTTGGTGGTTATACATTTATAGGCTTGGCAAATTTTAAAAAATTAATGTCTGATGGCACGGTGTTGTTGGCAACTAAAAATACGCTAACTTACGCAATTTTCACCGTGCCCATCGGTGTGGCTATTTCAATTGTGATAGCTGTTTTACTAAATAATAAAATTAAAGGTGTTAGTTTTTATCGAGTAATTTATTTTTTACCAGCCGTTACAATGACCTCTGCTGTTGCGATGATTTGGAAATGGATGTTCAATGCAGAGTACGGCATTATCAATCAACTACTTTTAAAAATCGGAATTGCTGGACCAAATTGGTTAACAGATAGTAAATGGGCAATGATTTCCTTAGTAGTAGTTGGTGTATGGGCTTCACTAGGTACGTCAATTGTTCTATATTTGGCAGGATTACAAGGGGTACCGAGAAGTTTTTATGAAGCAGCTGATATGGACGGAGCAAGTCCGATTCGAAAATTTTTCTCCATTACCTTACCTCTTTTAACTCCGACGATTTTCTTTAACATGATTACATCACTTATCTCAGCATTACAAGTGTATGATTTAATCTTTTTGATGTATTCAGAGACAAATCCAGCGTTAAAAAATGTACAATCTCTATCATATCTCTTTTATCGAAATGCCTTTGTGTTTAACGATAAAGGATACGCAGCAGCAATTTCAGTCTTGTTATTATTAATTACATTACTGATCACAGTTGTTAACTTTAGATTACAAAAGAAATGGGTTCATTATTAA
- a CDS encoding carbohydrate ABC transporter permease, which yields MKNLKSGKKIVVHLLLILGSFLMVFPFVWMVLTALKTNTEAIAVPPTFFAEVPQWANFTKIFTELNFGQFYLNTFISTAVITVGQVFFCSMAAYAFARLEFPFKNALFIILLSVLMVPGQIFLIPQYIIVQKLGLLDSIPALFLPGLFSAFGTFLLRQFFLTIPKEIEEAAIIDGCSRIKIFFTIIVPLSRSALISLSIFSLLYGWNSLLWPLIINTSTEKMTLSAGLASLSGQHSTDYPLMMAGSFLAVIPLIILFLIFQKQFIEGIALSGSKS from the coding sequence ATGAAAAACTTAAAGAGTGGCAAAAAAATAGTCGTCCATCTGTTATTAATTTTAGGTTCTTTTTTAATGGTTTTTCCCTTTGTATGGATGGTTCTAACAGCATTAAAAACAAACACCGAGGCAATTGCTGTTCCTCCAACGTTTTTTGCGGAAGTTCCTCAGTGGGCTAACTTTACAAAGATATTTACAGAACTTAATTTTGGACAATTTTATTTAAATACATTTATTTCAACAGCAGTCATTACTGTAGGACAAGTATTCTTTTGTTCGATGGCAGCTTATGCATTTGCAAGGTTAGAGTTTCCTTTTAAAAATGCTTTATTTATTATTTTACTTTCAGTATTAATGGTACCAGGACAAATTTTTTTAATTCCTCAGTACATAATCGTTCAAAAGTTAGGTTTACTTGATTCAATACCTGCTCTTTTCTTACCAGGATTATTTTCAGCTTTTGGGACATTTTTACTAAGACAATTCTTTTTAACAATCCCAAAAGAGATAGAAGAAGCAGCTATTATCGATGGATGTTCTCGTATTAAAATCTTCTTCACGATTATTGTGCCATTATCACGTTCGGCGCTGATTTCGTTATCGATATTCTCGTTATTATACGGATGGAATTCTTTACTTTGGCCGTTAATTATTAATACATCGACTGAAAAAATGACACTCTCAGCAGGTTTAGCCTCATTGAGTGGTCAACATTCAACGGATTATCCGTTAATGATGGCAGGTTCATTTTTAGCCGTTATTCCATTAATTATTTTATTTTTAATTTTCCAAAAGCAATTCATCGAAGGGATTGCTTTGAGTGGTTCAAAAAGCTAA
- a CDS encoding Gfo/Idh/MocA family protein, with protein sequence MTIKFGVIGLGNRGSKFAIHSLIPHPEIEVVMVSDVTGNHFDMFEERNIPQTKDYHELLKNPEVEAIFIATPDGTHGEIVLEAIKYQKHIICEKPLEITEEKVRELEIALVNYEKVFLVGYVLRYAPLYAKAKELLKSGIIGDIYLANGIDHIHYGGYAFFHDWHRTKEKSQSLLLQKSSHSLDILNWMIDSEPIQVAGLGGLDVFGAKGAIKKFGKPLDAPLNCKTCPIQFECEESIININRHKQVNWQDDWPDNCVFDSEIDVQDNQALLVNYQNNVKLTYSICQFSAYYRREFQFFGHKGELYFDDERNQIIVNDRLKREEMVYTVVDNGGHGGGDDEMIQEFLYCVEGEMTPRSDLRSSASVTRLVLSAQEAIDTNQIVKIQKGEG encoded by the coding sequence ATGACAATAAAATTTGGTGTGATTGGATTAGGAAATCGGGGTAGTAAGTTCGCTATTCATTCCTTGATACCTCATCCAGAAATTGAGGTTGTTATGGTGAGTGATGTGACTGGTAATCATTTTGATATGTTTGAAGAAAGAAATATACCTCAAACTAAGGATTACCATGAATTACTTAAAAATCCTGAAGTAGAGGCTATATTTATTGCAACACCAGACGGAACTCATGGAGAGATTGTACTTGAAGCAATTAAATATCAAAAACATATTATTTGTGAGAAACCACTAGAAATCACGGAAGAAAAAGTGAGAGAGTTAGAAATTGCTTTAGTAAACTATGAAAAAGTGTTTTTAGTAGGTTACGTCTTAAGATACGCACCACTTTATGCTAAGGCAAAAGAATTATTGAAGTCAGGTATTATCGGTGATATTTACTTAGCTAATGGTATTGATCATATTCATTATGGTGGTTATGCTTTTTTCCACGACTGGCATCGAACAAAAGAAAAATCTCAAAGTTTGTTATTACAAAAATCATCTCACAGTTTAGATATATTAAATTGGATGATTGATTCTGAACCAATTCAAGTAGCTGGTTTAGGCGGCTTAGATGTGTTTGGAGCAAAAGGAGCTATTAAGAAATTTGGCAAACCATTAGATGCTCCACTCAACTGCAAGACATGCCCAATTCAGTTTGAATGTGAGGAAAGTATTATCAATATTAATCGACATAAACAAGTAAACTGGCAAGATGATTGGCCAGATAACTGTGTATTTGATTCAGAAATAGACGTGCAAGATAATCAAGCGCTACTAGTGAATTATCAAAATAATGTAAAACTAACCTACTCTATTTGCCAATTCAGTGCTTATTATCGTAGAGAGTTTCAGTTCTTTGGCCATAAGGGAGAGCTTTATTTTGATGATGAGCGTAATCAAATTATTGTGAACGACCGCTTAAAACGAGAAGAGATGGTTTACACCGTTGTGGATAATGGCGGACATGGTGGTGGAGATGATGAGATGATTCAAGAGTTTCTTTACTGTGTCGAAGGAGAAATGACGCCACGTTCTGATTTAAGAAGTAGTGCATCAGTGACTAGATTAGTTTTATCAGCTCAAGAAGCAATTGATACCAATCAAATAGTTAAGATTCAAAAAGGAGAGGGGTAA